Genomic window (Chryseobacterium sp. H1D6B):
ATTTTTTTAATACTCAAAACTTTTGTTTATTAATTATAATTTTCTTTAAATTAATGATTTATCCTGCGTTGAAGGAAATAAACTATTGTGGTTTTATGCTTACGAATTCTTTTGGACTTTCGTTATAGTTCAGCTTTTCATTCAAAGAAGCTTTAATAGAATGTGCTAATTCGTCAATAATTTTCTGCTTAAAAGTAGGCTTATAATAAATGATGCTTATTTCTCTGTAAGGGAAAGGCTTTTTAAATCTGAAAACATTTCCTTTTTGTTCTTCAGAAAGCTGACTTAAAGCCAATTCCGGCAGAATACTGATCCCTCCTACTTTATCTACCATGTGAACAAGGGTCTGAATATTGGATGCCAAGAAATCCAAATTCTTAGGTTTTAAAGTATTTTCTTTTAAGTGGCAGATATTCTCAAATTGATTTCTCAAACAGTTTCCTTCTTCAAGAAGCCAAACTTTTTCCACATTAAGATCTTCAGGAATAATATAAGAATTCTTTTTATTAGCTTCCGTATTGGAGCTGTAAATCATCAGTTCTTCATTAAATAAGAAGTCCTGATAAAACTCATCAGCAGTATCATATGGTGTAGAAATAATTCCAGCATCTAATTCTCCAGCTTTTAAAGCTTTGATAATATTATCTGTAGTCATTTCCTTTACATTCATTTGAACTTTCGGATTGTCTTCCAAAAATTTGAAAATTTCAGTAGGGAGAATAAAAGATGAAACGGTAGGAATAATTCCTAAGTTAATAGTACCTCCTAAAATATTATTCAAAAGGTTAGCTTTGTTCTTCAGCTCATTGACAGACTCTATAATCACCTTAGCCTGATCGATGATCTGCAACCCTACATCCGTAGTACGAATTGGGTGTGTTGTTCTATCAAAAACCTTCACATCCAGTTCATCCTCAAATTTTTGTATCATTGCACTTAATGTAGGCTGCGTAATGAAGCATGCTTGGGCTGCTTTACCAAAATGTTTATACTTATCTACAGCGATAAGATATTCCAATTGCTGAATGTTCATTTGATTAATATTATCTATTACAAAGATATAATGTTTTTGCCATAAGCAATTAAAAATTCAAGTAAATTTGATAATTATTAGGTCAGATAACACATCATAAATAGTAAATCAATCATTCAAATCATAACTATAATGGATTCTAAAAAATTAACGTTAAGCAGCGGTGCTCCCTATTTTGAGCATCAGGATTCTCAGACAGTTGGTCCCAGAGGACCCGTTCTGCTCCAGGATTTTATACTTCAGGAAAATCTGGCTCATTTTGTAAGAGAAAGAATTCCTGAAAGAATTGTTCATGCAAAAGGAAGCGGTGCTTATGGTACATTAACCATCACCCATGATATTAGTAAGTACACAAAAGCAAAACTATTTTCGAAAGTTGGAAACTCATGCAGAATGTTTGCCCGTTTTTCTACAGTTGGTGGTGAAAAAGGAAGTGCAGATACGGCAAGAGATCCACGTGGCTTTGCATTGAAGTTTTATACAGAAGATGGAAACTGGGATTTGGTAGGAAATAACACTCCTGTATTCTTTATAAAGGATGCTAAAAAATTTCCTGATTTTATCCACACTCAAAAAAGAGTTCCTAAAACAAACTTAAAAAGCGCTACAATGATGTGGGATTTTTGGAGCTTAAATCCAGAATCGCTTCATCAGGTTCTCATTTTAATGTCAGACAGAGGAACACCCCACGGATTTAGACATATGCACGGCTTTGGTTCTCATACTTTTTCAATGATCAATGAAAATAATGAAAGAACCTGGGTGAAATTTCATTTCAAAACTAAGCAGGGAATCAAAAATTTCACAGATGAGGAGGCTGTAAAAATGGCTGGTGAAAATCCAGATTTTGCTCAGGAGGATCTTTGTAACGCAATTGATAACGGAGATTT
Coding sequences:
- a CDS encoding LysR substrate-binding domain-containing protein translates to MNIQQLEYLIAVDKYKHFGKAAQACFITQPTLSAMIQKFEDELDVKVFDRTTHPIRTTDVGLQIIDQAKVIIESVNELKNKANLLNNILGGTINLGIIPTVSSFILPTEIFKFLEDNPKVQMNVKEMTTDNIIKALKAGELDAGIISTPYDTADEFYQDFLFNEELMIYSSNTEANKKNSYIIPEDLNVEKVWLLEEGNCLRNQFENICHLKENTLKPKNLDFLASNIQTLVHMVDKVGGISILPELALSQLSEEQKGNVFRFKKPFPYREISIIYYKPTFKQKIIDELAHSIKASLNEKLNYNESPKEFVSIKPQ
- a CDS encoding catalase — translated: MDSKKLTLSSGAPYFEHQDSQTVGPRGPVLLQDFILQENLAHFVRERIPERIVHAKGSGAYGTLTITHDISKYTKAKLFSKVGNSCRMFARFSTVGGEKGSADTARDPRGFALKFYTEDGNWDLVGNNTPVFFIKDAKKFPDFIHTQKRVPKTNLKSATMMWDFWSLNPESLHQVLILMSDRGTPHGFRHMHGFGSHTFSMINENNERTWVKFHFKTKQGIKNFTDEEAVKMAGENPDFAQEDLCNAIDNGDFPKWTMYIQVMTEEQAKDFRWNPFDVTKVWFQGDFPLIEVGEMELNEVPVNYFAHVEQSTFSPSNLVNGISFSPDKMLQGRLFSYPDAHRYRVGVNSHQLEVNRCPFAVNNYQRDGYMADSKDYADKPNYHPNSFDDITPDASYKNYEYELDNAHVANYNRNENDDDHYTQPGLLYTKAMNTEDRDHLVHNIVGSMKNIDGPKKDEIINRQLCHFFRANIELGMKVASQLNVNIDANMMNHSK